A region from the Bactrocera dorsalis isolate Fly_Bdor chromosome 1, ASM2337382v1, whole genome shotgun sequence genome encodes:
- the LOC105234034 gene encoding kunitz-type serine protease inhibitor kunitoxin-Phi1: protein MAVQFQRCLRVLLLIALISAVSSAPQQKQTAQKSVVSGPAGGGPPRVQDPKCLQPKEPGPCRMNLDRYYYNSQTNACELFKFGGCRGNDNKFGFLKTCEDACVTPKTTTNNAAPGNAKAPAPAPSAVPAVAPAATVAKNPQPAAIVTNTKAKKTPAAAPQAKYV, encoded by the exons ATGGCGGTACAATTTCAGCGGTGTTTACGTGTATTGCTGCTGATCGCGTTGATTAGCGCCGTGTCAAGCGCtccgcaacaaaaacaaacggcaCAAAAGTCAGTGGTCAGTGGACCGGCGGGTGGTGGGCCACCGCGCGTGCAAG ATCCAAAATGTCTGCAGCCGAAGGAACCGGGTCCGTGCCGCATGAATCTCGATCGCTATTACTATAACTCACAAACGAATGCCTGTGAACTCTTCAAATTCGGTGGCTGCCGTGGCAATGACAATAAATTTGGTTTCTTGAAGACTTGCGAAGATGCTTGTGTCACACCGAAAACAACCACCAACAATGCAGCACCTGGCAACGCTAAAGCACCAGCCCCAGCACCATCAGCTGTTCCGGCCGTAGCACCAGCCGCCACAGTCGCCAAGAACCCCCAACCAGCTGCGATTGTAACAAATACGAAAGCAAAGAAAACACCGGCCGCAGCACCACAGGCAAAGTATGTTTAA
- the LOC125778294 gene encoding uncharacterized protein LOC125778294 — protein MRAHIVLGLLCLLCLTVGSYGRARDICLVQPSINGLCISNTLGIVYDLDTQHCKYMGCSTDKKLFASLEDCEKICNNSRHRRLRSKYNNKTNNVNREE, from the exons ATGAGGGCGCATATTGTCTTGGGTTTGCTGTGCTTGCTCTGCCTGACCGTGGGCAGTTATGGACGCGCAC GTGACATTTGTTTGGTGCAACCCTCCATAAATGGTCTGTGCATCTCAAACACTTTGGGCATTGTCTACGACTTGGATACACAACATTGCAAATATATGGGCTGCAGCACCGATAAGAAACTATTTGCATCACTGGAGGATTGcgaaaaaatttgcaacaattcCAGACATCGTCGGCTGCGtagcaaatacaacaataagACGAACAATGTTAATAGGGAGGAATAA
- the LOC125778296 gene encoding kunitz-like toxin PcKuz3 codes for MQFVRVIGIICCLFLICTPLSVDAINRRVKLCLQPPQSGRCFGYVSSFAYNPVARKCEEFIYGGCGGNDNRFDSKKECELTCRDV; via the exons ATGCAGTTTGTGCGCGTAATCGgcattatttgttgtttgtttttgatttgCACACCGCTCAGCGTTGATGCCATCAATCGCAGAG TAAAACTTTGCTTGCAACCGCCTCAAAGCGGCCGCTGCTTCGGCTATGTGTCTAGCTTTGCCTACAACCCGGTCGCGCGCAAGTGTGAGGAGTTCATCTACGGTGGGTGTGGCGGCAATGATAATCGCTTCGATTCGAAAAAGGAGTGTGAACTTACTTGTCGTGATGTTTAA